A region from the Enterobacter roggenkampii genome encodes:
- a CDS encoding CidA/LrgA family protein, whose translation MAVALSRVTPAVVQRLQVPVQVLLYAGLFVFAEYLVGWLHLPLPANLVGMLLMLTLILCRVIPLNWVRAGARWLLAEMLLFFVPAVVAVVNYAQLLMVDGWRIFAVIALSTLMVLGATAWVVDKVYRFEISRHKHD comes from the coding sequence ATGGCCGTGGCGTTAAGCCGTGTTACGCCTGCCGTTGTGCAACGACTCCAGGTCCCGGTTCAGGTACTGCTTTACGCGGGACTGTTTGTTTTCGCCGAATATCTTGTCGGCTGGCTCCACCTGCCGCTGCCTGCCAACCTGGTGGGGATGCTGCTGATGTTGACGCTCATCCTCTGTCGCGTGATCCCCCTTAACTGGGTGCGCGCCGGGGCGCGCTGGCTGCTGGCGGAGATGCTGCTGTTCTTTGTGCCTGCCGTGGTGGCGGTGGTGAACTATGCGCAGCTGTTGATGGTGGACGGCTGGCGCATCTTCGCGGTGATCGCGCTGAGTACGCTGATGGTGCTGGGAGCGACCGCCTGGGTGGTGGATAAAGTGTATCGCTTTGAAATCAGCAGGCACAAACATGACTAA
- a CDS encoding LrgB family protein produces MTNFQISVLCLIATLAIYFANKRLYRRFHALPLMPLVFTPILLVLMLVFGHISWQNYIGESHWLLWLLGPATIAFAVPVYDNLAIIRRHWMSLSAGVITATVVAVCSSVWLARLFTLPDEIQRSLAVRSVTTPFALAAAKPLGGQPDLVALFVVVTGVFGMAVGDMLFLRLSIREGMAKGAGFGAASHGAGTARSYELGQQEGVVASLVMMLSGVTMVLIAPLVAWVMF; encoded by the coding sequence ATGACTAACTTTCAGATCAGCGTCTTGTGCCTGATCGCGACGCTGGCGATCTACTTTGCCAACAAGCGGCTGTATCGCCGGTTTCATGCGCTGCCGCTGATGCCGCTGGTCTTCACGCCGATCCTGCTGGTGCTGATGCTGGTCTTCGGCCACATCTCCTGGCAGAACTATATTGGTGAATCCCACTGGCTGCTGTGGCTGCTCGGCCCGGCGACCATCGCCTTTGCCGTGCCCGTTTACGACAACCTGGCGATTATCAGGCGCCACTGGATGTCGCTCAGCGCAGGCGTCATCACCGCCACGGTGGTCGCGGTCTGTAGCTCCGTCTGGCTGGCGAGACTGTTTACGCTGCCCGACGAAATTCAGCGCAGCCTGGCCGTGCGCTCGGTGACCACGCCGTTTGCGCTCGCGGCGGCGAAACCCCTCGGCGGACAGCCGGACCTGGTGGCGCTGTTTGTGGTGGTGACGGGCGTCTTTGGGATGGCGGTGGGCGATATGCTCTTTCTGCGGCTTTCCATCCGGGAAGGGATGGCCAAAGGCGCGGGGTTTGGCGCGGCGTCGCACGGCGCGGGGACGGCGCGTTCGTATGAACTCGGTCAGCAGGAGGGGGTTGTCGCAAGCCTGGTGATGATGCTCTCGGGCGTGACGATGGTGCTGATTGCGCCGCTGGTGGCGTGGGTGATGTTTTGA
- the actP gene encoding cation/acetate symporter ActP, translated as MKRILTALAATLPFAAHAADAITGEVQRQPTNWQAIVMFLIFVVLTLYITYWASKRVRSRNDYYTAGGNITGFQNGLAIAGDFMSAASFLGISALVYTSGYDGLIYSLGFLVGWPIILFLIAERLRNLGRYTFADVASYRLKQGPIRTLSACGSLVVVALYLIAQMVGAGKLIELLFGLNYHIAVVLVGVLMVMYVLFGGMLATTWVQIIKAVLLLFGASFMAFMVMKHVGFSFNNLFTEAMAVHPKGEAIMSPGGLVKDPISALSLGLGLMFGTAGLPHILMRFFTVSDAREARKSVFYATGFMGYFYILTFIIGFGAIMLVGANPAFKDAAGALIGGNNMAAVHLADAVGGNLFLGFISAVAFATILAVVAGLTLAGASAVSHDLYANVFRKGASERDELKVSKITVLVLGVVAILLGILFEKQNIAFMVGLAFSIAASCNFPIILLSMYWSKLTTRGAMIGGWLGLLTAVILMILGPTIWVQILGHASAIFPYEYPALFSIAVAFIGIWVFSATDNSPEGNLEREKFRAQFIRSQTGLGVEQGRAH; from the coding sequence ATGAAGAGAATTCTGACGGCGCTCGCCGCCACGCTTCCCTTTGCCGCCCACGCGGCAGATGCGATTACCGGCGAGGTACAGCGCCAGCCAACCAACTGGCAGGCGATTGTGATGTTCCTGATTTTCGTGGTGCTGACGCTGTACATCACTTACTGGGCGTCGAAACGCGTGCGCTCCCGTAACGATTACTACACCGCAGGCGGCAACATTACCGGCTTCCAGAACGGGCTGGCGATTGCGGGTGACTTTATGTCCGCCGCCTCGTTCCTCGGGATCTCCGCGCTGGTCTACACCTCCGGCTATGACGGCCTGATTTACTCCCTCGGCTTCCTCGTCGGCTGGCCGATCATTCTGTTCCTGATTGCCGAGCGCCTGCGCAATCTGGGCCGCTACACCTTCGCCGACGTGGCCTCGTATCGCCTGAAGCAGGGACCGATTCGCACCCTCTCCGCCTGCGGTTCGCTGGTGGTGGTGGCGCTGTATCTGATTGCGCAGATGGTGGGCGCGGGTAAACTGATTGAACTGCTGTTCGGCCTGAACTACCACATCGCGGTGGTGCTTGTGGGCGTGCTGATGGTGATGTACGTGCTGTTCGGCGGCATGCTGGCGACGACCTGGGTGCAGATCATCAAAGCCGTGCTGCTGCTGTTCGGCGCCAGCTTTATGGCCTTTATGGTGATGAAGCACGTCGGGTTCAGCTTCAATAACCTGTTCACTGAAGCCATGGCGGTCCACCCGAAAGGGGAAGCCATCATGAGCCCGGGCGGGCTGGTGAAAGACCCGATATCGGCCCTGTCGCTCGGTCTGGGCCTGATGTTTGGTACCGCAGGCTTACCGCATATCCTGATGCGCTTCTTCACCGTGAGCGACGCGCGTGAAGCGCGCAAGAGCGTCTTCTACGCGACCGGCTTCATGGGCTACTTCTATATCCTGACCTTTATTATCGGCTTTGGCGCGATCATGCTGGTGGGGGCGAACCCGGCGTTTAAAGATGCGGCAGGCGCGCTGATTGGCGGCAATAACATGGCGGCGGTGCATCTGGCCGACGCGGTGGGCGGCAACCTGTTCCTCGGCTTTATCTCCGCCGTGGCCTTCGCCACCATTCTTGCGGTGGTTGCGGGTTTAACGCTGGCCGGGGCGTCGGCGGTTTCGCATGACCTCTACGCCAACGTCTTCCGCAAAGGCGCGAGCGAGCGCGATGAGCTGAAGGTTTCTAAAATCACCGTGCTGGTGCTGGGCGTCGTGGCGATCCTGCTGGGCATTCTGTTCGAGAAGCAAAACATCGCCTTTATGGTGGGGCTGGCCTTCTCCATCGCGGCAAGCTGTAACTTCCCGATCATCCTGCTCTCCATGTACTGGTCGAAACTGACCACCCGTGGCGCGATGATTGGCGGCTGGCTGGGGCTGCTGACGGCGGTGATCCTGATGATTCTGGGCCCAACCATCTGGGTGCAGATCCTCGGTCACGCCAGCGCCATCTTCCCGTATGAATATCCGGCGCTGTTCTCGATTGCCGTGGCGTTTATCGGTATCTGGGTCTTCTCGGCTACCGACAATTCGCCGGAGGGTAACCTGGAGCGCGAGAAATTCCGCGCCCAGTTTATTCGTTCACAAACCGGTCTTGGCGTTGAGCAGGGCCGCGCGCACTAA
- a CDS encoding DUF485 domain-containing protein, producing the protein MNDHICQQIENSAHYRELVDKRQRFAFTLSIIMLIIYVGFILLIAFAPHWLGTPLHEGTSVTRGIPIGIGVIVISFVLTGVYVWRANGEFDRLNKAVLQEVKAS; encoded by the coding sequence ATGAATGACCATATTTGTCAGCAGATAGAGAATAGTGCGCACTACAGGGAGCTCGTCGATAAGCGGCAACGGTTTGCCTTCACCCTTTCCATCATCATGCTGATTATCTATGTCGGCTTTATTCTGCTGATCGCCTTTGCGCCGCACTGGCTGGGCACCCCGCTGCACGAGGGCACCAGCGTGACGCGCGGTATTCCGATTGGCATTGGCGTCATCGTGATTTCATTTGTGCTGACCGGCGTTTACGTCTGGCGCGCGAACGGTGAATTCGATCGCCTTAATAAAGCGGTACTGCAAGAGGTAAAAGCATCATGA